A section of the Felis catus isolate Fca126 chromosome B2, F.catus_Fca126_mat1.0, whole genome shotgun sequence genome encodes:
- the SLC35B3 gene encoding adenosine 3'-phospho 5'-phosphosulfate transporter 2, with the protein MDLKFNSSRKYISITVPPKTQTMSPHIKSIDDVVVLGINLSRFNKLTQFFICVAGVFVFYLIYGYLQELIFSMEGFKSFGWYLTLVQFAFYSIFGLIELQLIQDKRRRIPGKTYMIIAFLTVGTMGLSNTSLGYLNYPTQVIFKCCKLIPVMLGGVFIQGKRYNIADVSAAICMSLGLIWFTLADSTVAPNFNLTGVILISLALCADAVIGNVQEKAMKLHNASNSEMVLYSYSIGFVYILLGLTCTSGLGPAVTFCSKNPIQTYGYAFLFSLTGYFGISFVLALIKIFGALLAVTVTTGRKAMTIVLSFMFFSKPFTFQYVWSGLLVVLGIFLNVYSKNMDKLRLPALYDLINKIVEMRKSRTLAQTV; encoded by the exons atggATCTCAAGTTCAACAGTTCcaggaaatatatttctataactGTCCCTCCCAAAACACAGACAATGTCACCACACATCAAGTCAATAGATGACGTTGTAGTGCTTGGCATAAATCTCAGCAGATTTAACAAACTTACTCAGTTTTTCATATGTGTTGCTGGAGTTTTTGTATTTTACCTAATTTATGGATATTTAcag gaattaatattttcaatggAGGGTTTTAAGTCCTTTGGCTGGTACCTAACTTTAGTACAGTTTGCATTTTACTCCATATTTGGCCTAATAGAACTTCAGCTTATTCAGGACAAAAGGAGAAG AATACCAGGAAAAACCTACATGATAATAGCTTTTCTAACTGTGGGTACTATGGGGTTATCAAATACTTCCTTGGGCTACCTGAATTATCCCACCCAAGTCATCTTCAAGTGCTGCAAATTGATTCCTGTTATGCTAGGAGGAGTTTTTATTCAAG GGAAGCGTTACAACATTGCAGATGTGTCTGCTGCCATATGTATGAGCCTTGGCCTGATATGGTTCACCCTAGCTGACAGCACGGTTGCACCAAATTTCAACCTGACCG GTGTGATCCTTATTTCCCTGGCGCTGTGTGCGGACGCCGTCATTGGGAACGTTCAAGAGAAAGCCATGAAACTGCACAATGCTTCCAACTCAGAAATG GTTTTGTATTCGTATTCCATCGGTTTTGTGTACATTTTACTGGGATTGACATGCACTAGTGGATTAGGCCCTGCAGTAACATTTTGTTCAAAG AATCCAATTCAGACCTACGgttatgctttccttttttccctcactGGGTATTTTGGAATCTCCTTTGTTCTGGCTTTGATTAAAATTTTCGGTGCACTTCTTGCTGTAACAG TGACAACCGGAAGAAAAGCAATGACTATCGTACTTTCATTTATGTTCTTCTCCAAACCATTCACATTTCA gTATGTCTGGTCTGGTTTGTTAGTTGTCCTTGGTATATTTCTCAATGTTTACAGCAAAAATATGGATAAACTAAGACTACCAGCACTATATGATCTGATAAACAAAATAGTGGAAATGAGAAAGTCAAGGACGTTGGCACAAACCGTATAA